A region of Methanocorpusculum labreanum Z DNA encodes the following proteins:
- a CDS encoding YhbY family RNA-binding protein, which produces MSDITESYIQTLKPTIWVGKNGYTEDLVAEVRRQLDARKVIKIKWLQNSDMNAEEVQDLAKAASAEVIAARGRMVVLGAKNRGQVSKTTPSRRTPPKNLSARDKIKSSFLGKK; this is translated from the coding sequence ATCTCAGATATTACAGAATCCTATATCCAGACCCTGAAACCAACCATATGGGTCGGCAAAAACGGCTACACAGAAGATCTCGTTGCCGAGGTTCGCCGCCAGCTTGACGCACGCAAAGTTATCAAAATAAAATGGCTTCAGAACTCCGATATGAATGCCGAAGAGGTACAGGATCTTGCCAAAGCCGCCTCTGCAGAAGTTATTGCCGCGCGTGGGAGAATGGTCGTCCTTGGTGCGAAAAACCGGGGTCAGGTCTCAAAAACCACACCTTCGAGACGAACGCCGCCGAAAAATCTCTCTGCACGGGATAAGATCAAGTCTTCTTTCCTAGGAAAGAAATAA
- a CDS encoding signal recognition particle protein Srp54, with product MGLDTLSNSLKDAMKKLAGKTVIDRAAVDELVRDLQRALLSSDVNVKLVMELSKQIKARSLDEDLPKGINAREHVLRIVYQELVNLVGKEAEFSLKPQKILMAGLQGSGKTTTTGKLCRYFQRKGLKVGAIGADNFRPGAYAQLETLCKKINVPSYGDPKEKDAVKIVKDGLAALKDVDVIIVDTAGRHALEDDLIDEITQVNAYLNPDHRWLVIDAALGQAARDQAKRFHEAIGIDGVIVTKMDGTAKGGGAMSAVAETQSGIVFIGNGETIDDLERFDPNGFISRLLGMGDLKALVEKAEESMNAEDVDVNAMLRGKFTLNDMYKQLEAVQKMGPLKQVLSMLPMGNMNVPSDALEGTADKMKKFRIIMDSMTPQELDEPALINTSRMIRVAKGSGSSVEEVRDLIKYYKMMQKTLKGFRGNRMAMGKMMKQMQKGGMGPMGPM from the coding sequence ATGGGACTTGATACACTTTCCAACTCACTCAAAGACGCGATGAAAAAACTCGCCGGCAAAACTGTCATCGACCGTGCTGCCGTCGACGAACTCGTTCGCGATCTCCAGCGGGCTCTGCTCTCATCCGACGTAAACGTCAAACTCGTGATGGAGCTTTCCAAGCAGATCAAAGCCCGCTCGCTGGACGAAGATCTTCCCAAAGGCATCAACGCCCGTGAACATGTTCTCAGGATCGTGTATCAGGAGCTGGTGAATCTTGTCGGCAAAGAGGCTGAGTTCTCCTTAAAACCGCAGAAGATCCTTATGGCCGGTCTGCAGGGATCGGGTAAGACCACTACGACCGGAAAACTCTGCCGCTACTTCCAGAGAAAAGGGCTGAAAGTAGGGGCGATCGGCGCCGACAACTTCAGGCCGGGAGCGTATGCCCAGCTGGAAACGCTCTGTAAAAAGATCAATGTTCCAAGTTACGGTGATCCAAAGGAGAAAGACGCCGTAAAAATCGTTAAAGACGGACTTGCCGCTCTCAAAGATGTGGATGTCATCATCGTCGATACCGCCGGCCGTCATGCGCTGGAGGATGACCTGATCGATGAGATTACGCAGGTCAACGCATACCTCAACCCCGATCACCGCTGGCTCGTCATCGACGCCGCTCTCGGTCAGGCGGCCCGCGATCAGGCCAAACGGTTCCATGAAGCGATCGGCATCGACGGCGTTATCGTAACCAAGATGGACGGTACGGCGAAAGGAGGAGGCGCCATGTCTGCTGTCGCCGAGACCCAGTCCGGAATCGTTTTCATCGGTAACGGTGAGACGATCGACGATCTCGAACGCTTCGATCCCAACGGATTCATCTCCAGACTTCTCGGTATGGGCGATCTCAAAGCCCTCGTTGAAAAGGCCGAAGAGTCGATGAACGCCGAGGATGTCGATGTCAACGCCATGCTTCGGGGAAAGTTTACGCTGAATGATATGTACAAACAGCTCGAAGCGGTTCAGAAGATGGGTCCGTTAAAGCAGGTCCTCTCCATGCTGCCGATGGGCAACATGAACGTTCCGTCCGACGCTCTGGAAGGAACCGCCGACAAGATGAAAAAGTTTAGGATCATCATGGACTCCATGACCCCTCAGGAACTTGACGAACCTGCTTTGATCAACACATCCAGAATGATACGGGTCGCCAAAGGTTCCGGTTCTTCGGTTGAAGAGGTCAGGGATCTCATCAAATATTATAAGATGATGCAGAAAACCCTGAAAGGATTCAGAGGAAACAGAATGGCGATGGGCAAAATGATGAAACAAATGCAGAAAGGCGGCATGGGACCTATGGGTCCAATGTAA
- the rpl18a gene encoding 50S ribosomal protein L18Ae: protein MPKFEVKGTFKNDGQMKPFTKIVDAPSEKLAGEFTLATIGSKHRLERKYITIDAAKAINGE, encoded by the coding sequence ATGCCGAAATTCGAGGTAAAGGGCACGTTCAAAAATGATGGACAGATGAAGCCCTTCACAAAAATAGTCGATGCACCTTCCGAGAAACTTGCTGGAGAATTCACTCTTGCAACGATCGGAAGCAAGCACAGACTCGAACGCAAGTATATTACCATTGACGCTGCAAAGGCTATTAATGGCGAGTAA
- a CDS encoding clostripain-related cysteine peptidase, which produces MISNGVVQKTLILGGILLLLITAMIVPVSASSENYLVFYMVGSDLESGEDHLASMNLNDLVNNLDPEITDILVIYGGADQTGWDNGLSITNLDLLKKDLEDGIVGSDEDPQTPTEYVLIRISDVDISSPGALSEGLQYAESYSADNDLASANRYLLFWNHGGGYEGFGANELFDTWMSVDDLQTGLAASKPYDIIIFDACQMASLEVADALDTHADFLLASEENVPGIGLNYVGIGKALSSDPAMTPEEVGKSIISAYVSGTNENRKTLSLVRLQKAKNVVASLDVLGTSLKDSLNNEDSLAALGDIYTTVQGYGRSDDGSRVASVDLYQFADLIYANTEDTTELHRAAGSLMTSLQDYVVAADHSTHFSAANGVSIAAPKEDFTKAIPQSIAFGRNGWYEYFSSYMSKTGTQSQPSASYKSGNTDSRTIVVHDDTETTWAFADYVYYTDSNYIIVGQTPLEEIYAPSEDGLWISVPTGEYEEPDWDGSWFVLRSDGKNADVLVSMTYAYSVVEDESVKDVYLIYGNITREINGKDITHPSVITAVVDMNAMKTNYLFVESVSEDGWYSRTNLWGDTKLLPGDVFTPLLEVYNEEEESISTVYSADSFTFGDDPAEDLVFTALDENNCYWVVELDDYLDDDAFYLEEPDFPDTGAAKSPILPAGMFFGLAAAFLLIKRR; this is translated from the coding sequence ATGATATCAAACGGTGTGGTCCAAAAAACTCTGATTCTTGGAGGAATTCTCCTGCTCCTCATCACTGCGATGATTGTTCCGGTTTCAGCGTCAAGTGAAAATTATCTGGTCTTTTACATGGTCGGATCCGACCTGGAATCGGGGGAGGATCATCTTGCTTCCATGAATCTCAACGATCTCGTAAACAATCTGGATCCGGAAATCACTGATATATTAGTGATATACGGAGGAGCTGACCAAACAGGATGGGACAACGGCCTTTCCATAACAAATCTGGACCTTCTCAAAAAAGATCTTGAGGACGGCATCGTCGGATCGGACGAAGATCCCCAGACCCCGACAGAATATGTTCTTATCCGGATTTCGGACGTGGACATTTCATCTCCAGGTGCATTATCTGAGGGTCTGCAGTATGCAGAATCCTATTCTGCAGATAATGATCTCGCCTCAGCCAACAGATATCTCCTCTTCTGGAATCATGGAGGAGGATATGAGGGATTTGGTGCGAACGAACTGTTCGACACATGGATGAGTGTGGATGATCTGCAGACCGGCCTTGCTGCCTCCAAACCTTATGACATCATTATCTTCGATGCCTGTCAGATGGCATCCCTTGAAGTGGCCGATGCCTTAGATACGCACGCGGATTTCCTTCTCGCATCCGAAGAGAATGTTCCGGGGATCGGACTCAATTACGTCGGAATCGGCAAGGCGCTCTCCAGCGACCCGGCGATGACCCCGGAGGAAGTTGGAAAGAGCATCATTTCTGCGTATGTATCAGGCACGAACGAGAATCGGAAAACCCTCTCTCTTGTCCGTCTCCAGAAAGCAAAGAATGTAGTAGCATCCCTTGACGTACTCGGGACTTCGCTAAAAGACAGTCTCAACAACGAAGACTCGCTTGCAGCTCTCGGAGATATCTACACAACTGTCCAAGGCTATGGTAGGTCGGATGATGGATCAAGGGTGGCGTCGGTAGATCTCTATCAGTTTGCGGACCTGATTTACGCGAACACCGAAGATACAACCGAACTGCATAGAGCCGCCGGATCTCTGATGACCTCACTGCAGGATTACGTTGTCGCAGCAGACCACTCCACCCATTTCAGTGCTGCAAACGGCGTATCCATTGCAGCACCAAAAGAGGACTTTACAAAGGCGATCCCTCAAAGCATAGCGTTTGGAAGAAACGGATGGTATGAGTATTTCTCAAGCTATATGAGCAAAACCGGCACCCAAAGTCAGCCAAGCGCTTCGTACAAGAGCGGGAATACCGACAGCCGAACGATCGTTGTTCATGACGACACGGAGACAACGTGGGCGTTTGCCGATTATGTGTATTACACTGATTCGAACTACATCATCGTCGGTCAAACACCACTCGAGGAAATATACGCTCCCTCCGAGGACGGCCTCTGGATTTCCGTTCCGACCGGCGAGTATGAGGAACCTGACTGGGACGGATCCTGGTTTGTCCTGAGAAGTGACGGCAAAAACGCAGATGTCCTCGTATCAATGACGTATGCATACTCCGTCGTTGAAGACGAGTCCGTCAAAGATGTGTATCTGATATACGGAAACATAACGAGAGAGATCAACGGAAAGGACATAACGCATCCTTCGGTGATCACTGCCGTTGTCGATATGAACGCGATGAAGACGAACTATTTGTTTGTTGAATCCGTATCCGAAGACGGCTGGTATTCGCGTACGAACCTCTGGGGAGATACGAAACTTTTACCAGGCGATGTGTTCACACCGCTTCTTGAGGTCTACAACGAAGAAGAGGAGTCGATCTCCACGGTATATTCCGCAGACAGTTTCACATTCGGCGATGATCCGGCAGAAGATTTAGTCTTTACTGCATTGGATGAAAATAATTGTTACTGGGTAGTCGAACTCGACGATTATCTTGATGACGATGCGTTCTATCTCGAAGAGCCGGATTTTCCGGATACAGGAGCTGCGAAGTCACCGATCCTGCCGGCAGGAATGTTTTTTGGTCTGGCGGCCGCTTTCCTGCTGATCAAAAGAAGATAA
- the pfdA gene encoding prefoldin subunit alpha, with amino-acid sequence MASNTDQASLEQEVRSLQAYANEYSQQFELLTQQLRFIESARGEALASTESLEAFSGLEGDVPTLLNLGGGISVHAIVTDTKKILVGIGAGITVEKPVEEAITFLHDRVTEMDASAKRLSESLGKLQEQMRAVEQRMQEIYSQTQHR; translated from the coding sequence ATGGCGAGTAATACTGATCAGGCATCCCTGGAGCAGGAGGTCCGCTCCCTCCAGGCATATGCCAATGAATATTCCCAGCAGTTTGAACTTCTGACCCAGCAGCTGCGTTTCATCGAATCAGCACGCGGGGAAGCTTTAGCGTCCACCGAGTCGCTTGAAGCTTTCAGCGGTCTGGAAGGAGATGTACCCACTCTTCTGAATCTGGGCGGGGGCATATCAGTTCATGCCATCGTCACCGACACGAAGAAGATCCTGGTTGGGATCGGCGCAGGCATCACGGTTGAAAAACCGGTCGAAGAAGCGATCACGTTCCTTCACGACCGGGTCACTGAGATGGATGCATCCGCAAAACGGCTTTCTGAGTCTCTTGGAAAGCTTCAGGAACAGATGCGGGCCGTTGAGCAGAGAATGCAGGAAATCTATTCTCAGACTCAGCACCGCTGA
- a CDS encoding 30S ribosomal protein S19e → MTTVFDIPADLLIAKVADELKNESVIKAPEWAEYVKTGVHKEMPPENPDWWYVRSAAVLRRIYVDGPIGVERMRSVYGGLQDRGSKPSHFRKGSGSIARKVMQQLEEAGYLEKVTGGRSVSAKGRKFLDNIAYSIKDQAVETAPGLAKY, encoded by the coding sequence ATGACTACAGTGTTTGATATTCCGGCAGACTTACTCATCGCAAAGGTAGCAGACGAACTCAAGAACGAGTCCGTTATTAAAGCACCCGAGTGGGCAGAGTATGTCAAGACGGGAGTACACAAGGAGATGCCGCCGGAAAATCCAGACTGGTGGTATGTTCGTTCCGCAGCAGTGCTGCGTAGAATTTACGTTGACGGCCCAATTGGAGTTGAGCGTATGCGCTCTGTTTACGGCGGTCTGCAGGACCGCGGTTCCAAGCCGTCCCACTTTAGAAAAGGCAGTGGAAGCATTGCCAGAAAAGTCATGCAGCAGCTCGAAGAAGCCGGCTACCTCGAAAAGGTTACCGGTGGTCGCAGTGTTTCTGCAAAAGGCCGCAAATTCCTCGACAACATCGCCTACTCCATTAAGGATCAGGCAGTCGAGACTGCGCCCGGACTCGCAAAGTATTAA
- a CDS encoding DUF7289 family protein, producing the protein MRIYYGVAVMMATKNDSGLSMAVGFVMVLLVIAMIIGMWAVIGVPEQIRDAEDYHAIEVTNSFLDYKIAVDNQRVHDMTGLNISMLIPAASAYADGALFMEEDVGTLRILLGSTENTYDISRLYTTFGTTNTRVGYEGGGVFRNDYGSAVWVTPPSINIDKDGSDLDITMIVPEMHGVFAVGSSEGIPVETGLVSSISTYVNAPQDQMLTITYTAEKQWDAVLWSTFFNETQILYQSEGVSITSTMPSPITATLQITPPPGGVIYLTVIKPVYDVDVRRY; encoded by the coding sequence ATGCGTATTTACTATGGGGTTGCAGTGATGATGGCCACAAAAAATGATTCCGGTCTTTCCATGGCGGTTGGTTTTGTGATGGTCTTATTGGTCATCGCGATGATCATCGGGATGTGGGCGGTCATCGGCGTGCCTGAGCAGATCAGGGATGCGGAGGATTATCATGCTATTGAGGTGACGAATTCTTTCCTTGACTACAAAATTGCTGTTGATAATCAGCGTGTTCATGACATGACCGGATTGAACATCAGTATGCTGATTCCTGCCGCATCTGCCTATGCCGACGGGGCCCTCTTTATGGAGGAGGATGTGGGGACTCTCCGTATTCTGCTTGGCAGCACCGAAAATACATATGATATCAGCAGGTTGTATACAACATTTGGGACGACGAATACCCGGGTCGGTTACGAAGGGGGCGGCGTATTTCGAAACGATTACGGCTCCGCTGTGTGGGTGACACCGCCATCAATCAATATAGATAAAGACGGGTCTGATCTTGATATCACAATGATAGTTCCGGAAATGCATGGTGTTTTTGCTGTTGGAAGTTCCGAAGGAATTCCGGTGGAGACAGGTCTTGTCTCTTCTATCTCAACCTATGTGAATGCGCCGCAGGATCAGATGCTCACTATAACTTATACCGCTGAAAAGCAGTGGGATGCTGTCCTTTGGAGCACCTTTTTCAACGAAACACAGATACTATATCAGAGCGAAGGTGTATCTATCACAAGTACGATGCCGTCACCGATAACAGCTACTCTGCAAATAACTCCGCCGCCGGGAGGGGTGATTTATCTTACGGTCATCAAGCCAGTCTATGATGTCGATGTCAGGAGATATTAG
- the ftsY gene encoding signal recognition particle-docking protein FtsY, which yields MFEGLKNKLGLGKKKNPIPETEAPVPAAVETIPSPQPEEKKAPGFLNKIKTLVVEHEFVLSEKDIEESLFELQMVLLESDVAYPVAEAITEHMKKELVGTHRKLRESADDVVTNALRHAIEEVLGEGFDLVSYVRTHDRPVKILFTGVNGTGKTTSVAKIAHYLQSQGLSVVVGAGDTFRAGAIEQIRVHCDRLGIKLIAHQEGADPSAVLYDTVEYAKAHKTDVVLADSAGRFHNRVNLMNQLEKIKRVMKPDLVFYVDEAVAGNDAVIRAEEFEKTVSTDGVILTKVDMDPKGGAAISIAYTIGKPLVFLGVGQGYDDMKPFTPSLIIDEIFGDD from the coding sequence ATGTTTGAAGGACTGAAAAATAAGCTCGGTCTCGGGAAAAAAAAGAACCCGATTCCGGAGACGGAAGCGCCCGTTCCTGCCGCCGTCGAAACAATACCATCACCCCAGCCTGAGGAGAAAAAAGCCCCGGGCTTCCTCAATAAAATCAAAACCCTTGTTGTAGAACACGAGTTTGTCCTCTCCGAAAAAGATATCGAGGAATCCCTCTTCGAACTCCAGATGGTCCTCCTGGAGTCCGATGTCGCTTATCCGGTAGCCGAGGCGATCACCGAACATATGAAAAAAGAGCTCGTCGGCACTCACAGAAAACTTCGCGAATCGGCCGATGATGTTGTCACGAACGCTCTTCGGCATGCAATCGAAGAGGTTCTCGGCGAGGGTTTCGATCTCGTATCCTATGTCAGAACGCATGACCGTCCGGTCAAGATCCTCTTCACTGGGGTGAACGGGACCGGAAAAACCACCTCGGTCGCCAAGATCGCCCACTATCTTCAGAGTCAGGGCCTCTCCGTCGTGGTCGGAGCAGGTGATACGTTCCGTGCCGGGGCCATCGAACAGATCCGTGTCCACTGTGACCGGCTCGGGATCAAACTCATCGCCCATCAGGAAGGAGCCGATCCCTCGGCCGTTCTCTACGACACCGTCGAGTATGCCAAAGCCCACAAAACCGACGTTGTCCTCGCCGATTCGGCAGGAAGATTCCACAACCGGGTCAATCTCATGAACCAGCTTGAAAAAATCAAGCGGGTCATGAAACCCGATCTCGTCTTCTATGTCGATGAGGCCGTTGCCGGAAACGATGCCGTTATTCGTGCCGAAGAGTTTGAAAAAACCGTCTCCACAGACGGGGTCATTCTCACCAAAGTCGACATGGATCCAAAAGGCGGTGCTGCAATTTCGATCGCCTACACGATCGGAAAACCGCTTGTTTTCCTCGGAGTCGGGCAGGGGTATGACGATATGAAACCATTCACTCCTTCGCTGATTATTGATGAAATATTCGGAGATGACTAA
- a CDS encoding 50S ribosomal protein L31e, producing the protein MVEVQKEQVYVIPLRDVKRVPCYKRANAAIKDIRGYLEHHMKSDDVKLDKSINELVWARGSQKPPRRIRVRAMKFEDGQVQAELAEE; encoded by the coding sequence ATGGTAGAAGTGCAAAAAGAACAGGTATACGTGATCCCGCTCCGCGATGTAAAGCGTGTTCCGTGCTACAAGCGTGCAAACGCAGCTATCAAAGACATCCGTGGCTACCTCGAGCATCACATGAAAAGTGATGACGTTAAGCTCGATAAGAGCATTAACGAACTCGTCTGGGCACGCGGATCCCAGAAACCGCCAAGACGCATTCGTGTTCGGGCAATGAAGTTCGAAGATGGTCAGGTCCAGGCAGAACTTGCTGAGGAATAA
- a CDS encoding DNA glycosylase: protein MQTFSLKDTPFQLDLTVSCGQAFRWRQYNGFWYAPVGDKIWKIRQERDLLLYDGPTEKELIRYFGLDIPLDDILTDIDRDPLIHAAIRRCLGLRIIRQDPWECLISYICATCANIPGIMMRIENLSERYGNKIEMDEMTFHTFPDAKRLAEEEMCSIRTCKVGYRDAYICGAAEMAASDANWAEKIAGMPYPEAHEKLMRLNGVGPKVADCVLLFGFEKYEAFPVDVWIERILRTKYLGGTRKLSYKRAGSFAREHFGQYAGYAQEYLFGVREEIGRKGE, encoded by the coding sequence ATGCAGACTTTTTCTCTCAAAGACACCCCATTTCAGCTTGATCTGACGGTTTCCTGCGGACAGGCATTTCGGTGGCGGCAGTATAACGGATTCTGGTATGCCCCTGTCGGAGACAAAATCTGGAAGATCAGACAGGAAAGAGATCTTCTTTTGTATGATGGACCGACCGAGAAAGAACTCATCAGATACTTTGGTCTTGATATCCCCCTTGACGATATCCTAACGGATATAGACAGGGACCCCCTGATCCACGCAGCGATCCGCCGCTGCCTGGGTCTTCGGATTATCAGGCAGGATCCGTGGGAGTGTCTGATTTCGTATATCTGCGCGACCTGTGCCAATATTCCGGGCATTATGATGCGAATAGAGAATCTCTCTGAGAGATACGGTAACAAAATCGAAATGGACGAAATGACGTTCCACACGTTTCCAGACGCAAAGCGCCTCGCTGAAGAGGAGATGTGTTCGATACGGACATGTAAAGTGGGATATCGCGACGCATACATCTGCGGGGCGGCAGAAATGGCTGCATCCGATGCCAACTGGGCTGAGAAAATTGCAGGCATGCCCTATCCCGAGGCACATGAGAAGCTTATGAGGCTGAACGGAGTCGGGCCAAAGGTGGCAGACTGCGTACTGTTGTTTGGCTTTGAAAAATACGAGGCGTTCCCTGTCGATGTGTGGATCGAACGTATCCTTAGGACAAAGTATCTCGGCGGAACACGAAAACTCTCCTATAAGAGGGCAGGATCATTTGCCAGAGAACATTTCGGTCAGTATGCGGGGTATGCCCAGGAGTATTTGTTTGGGGTACGGGAGGAGATCGGCAGAAAAGGTGAATAA
- a CDS encoding ribonuclease P protein component 4, with protein sequence MAKAEKGVSAKKIAQERVDILFERAKEARDEPELSARYVSLAREMAMKQRVRLAHYHRRSFCPSCHAYFIPGTNLRVRIQHGKIIYTCGICGAVTRIPLNKKTESR encoded by the coding sequence ATGGCAAAAGCAGAAAAAGGCGTCTCAGCAAAAAAAATCGCTCAGGAACGGGTCGATATTTTGTTTGAACGTGCAAAAGAGGCACGAGATGAGCCGGAACTCTCTGCTCGCTATGTCTCCCTTGCCCGCGAGATGGCGATGAAACAGCGTGTTCGTCTGGCACACTATCACCGGCGCTCATTCTGCCCGTCATGTCATGCTTACTTTATCCCGGGAACAAATCTCCGGGTCAGGATTCAGCATGGGAAGATCATCTATACCTGCGGTATCTGCGGAGCAGTTACCCGCATCCCCCTCAATAAAAAAACCGAATCAAGGTGA
- a CDS encoding alpha hydrolase: MKVGVLYSGGKDSSLAAVLLSRDYDVELLTFVFDETHAVPSIEAAAKETGFPWKKLVFAPGFLDEVVDNIVRDGHPANAINEIHRRSLCAAAQEYEVVADGTRRDDRVPMRTQSEVQSLEMKYGVSYIRPLLGIGKTEIIRLAEKFFEIAYGETGTIPNGDFENEIRSEMTRRGIDFVSLFPKNHEQSLIIKKKMVNEP, translated from the coding sequence ATGAAAGTAGGTGTGCTCTACAGCGGCGGTAAAGACAGCAGTCTTGCCGCGGTCCTGTTGTCACGGGATTATGATGTGGAGCTTTTGACCTTCGTCTTTGACGAAACCCATGCTGTGCCTTCTATCGAGGCGGCGGCAAAGGAAACCGGTTTCCCCTGGAAGAAACTGGTCTTTGCGCCAGGTTTCCTTGATGAGGTCGTGGACAACATCGTTCGCGACGGGCATCCTGCAAATGCCATCAACGAAATCCACCGACGGTCCCTCTGTGCTGCAGCACAGGAATATGAGGTGGTCGCCGACGGAACCCGACGAGATGACCGGGTTCCGATGCGGACACAGTCTGAAGTGCAGAGTCTGGAGATGAAGTACGGGGTAAGTTATATCCGCCCCTTACTTGGCATCGGAAAAACAGAGATCATCCGGTTGGCGGAAAAGTTCTTCGAGATCGCCTACGGCGAAACAGGAACGATTCCAAACGGTGATTTCGAAAACGAGATCAGGTCCGAAATGACTCGGAGAGGAATAGACTTTGTGTCTCTCTTCCCGAAAAATCATGAACAGTCTCTGATCATCAAGAAAAAAATGGTGAATGAACCATGA
- a CDS encoding 50S ribosomal protein L39e, which yields MSKLTKSRKIRLAKATQQNRRVPAWVMIKTKRTVVSHPKRRNWRRSTLKV from the coding sequence ATGAGCAAACTTACCAAAAGCCGTAAGATTCGTCTTGCAAAGGCAACCCAGCAGAACCGCCGTGTTCCTGCCTGGGTCATGATCAAAACCAAGCGTACCGTTGTGTCGCATCCAAAGAGACGCAACTGGAGACGCAGCACGCTGAAGGTGTAA
- a CDS encoding translation initiation factor IF-6, producing MDPTLSLNGDPNIGVYARVFEDLAVVPVEAPKEFRDKIAEALDVEVIETFVQGSSVIGLLLTGNSRGFVVSGLIQDSELEILQEYGDCLLLGEEMNAAGNVILTNDSFAVVHPDMSSAMREMVADFLKVKIIPMSFAGVGTVGMTCACTNTGVLLPARSTPEEIEKLERSIDDANVAIGTGSVNMGSGLIGTGLLINSKGYLAGNATTGYELGRIEDVFGFL from the coding sequence ATGGACCCGACCCTGTCATTGAATGGTGACCCGAACATCGGCGTGTATGCCCGTGTCTTTGAAGATCTTGCCGTAGTCCCGGTCGAAGCTCCAAAAGAGTTCCGGGACAAAATAGCGGAAGCTTTGGATGTCGAGGTTATTGAAACCTTTGTCCAGGGATCCTCTGTCATAGGTCTTCTTCTGACAGGCAACTCCCGCGGATTTGTCGTTTCCGGTCTCATTCAGGATTCAGAACTCGAAATCCTTCAGGAGTACGGCGACTGTCTGCTCCTTGGAGAAGAGATGAATGCGGCAGGGAACGTAATCCTGACCAACGATTCGTTTGCCGTCGTGCATCCGGACATGTCGTCTGCGATGCGCGAAATGGTGGCGGATTTTCTGAAAGTCAAGATAATCCCGATGTCCTTTGCAGGAGTCGGAACGGTCGGTATGACATGCGCCTGTACAAATACAGGTGTTCTTCTACCGGCACGAAGTACTCCCGAGGAGATCGAAAAACTGGAACGCAGCATCGATGATGCTAACGTGGCTATCGGAACCGGATCCGTCAACATGGGTTCGGGACTTATAGGTACCGGTCTTCTGATCAACAGTAAAGGATATCTGGCAGGTAACGCTACCACGGGCTATGAACTTGGTAGAATCGAAGATGTATTTGGATTCTTGTGA
- a CDS encoding DNA-binding protein codes for MGDDELAEIRRQRMMQMQQQQMAEQDQIQRQQQMQAQIQSVLMQVMEPEARERLNTIRLTKPEFAASVEQQIVSLAQSGRLRQKITDEQLRQLLTQIVPQKKEFNIRRVG; via the coding sequence ATGGGAGACGATGAACTCGCAGAGATCCGCCGTCAGCGTATGATGCAGATGCAGCAGCAGCAGATGGCGGAACAAGACCAGATCCAGCGTCAGCAGCAGATGCAGGCACAGATTCAGTCTGTACTCATGCAGGTAATGGAGCCTGAAGCTCGTGAGCGGTTAAACACCATCCGGCTTACAAAACCGGAGTTTGCCGCTTCCGTCGAGCAGCAGATTGTATCTCTCGCCCAATCCGGACGCCTGCGTCAGAAAATTACCGATGAACAACTCAGACAGCTGTTAACTCAGATTGTCCCGCAGAAGAAGGAATTCAATATCCGCAGGGTTGGATGA